One stretch of Deltaproteobacteria bacterium DNA includes these proteins:
- a CDS encoding EAL domain-containing protein: protein MTLYRQLFIFTLCLFFLLFMGSWLAKFESTRTFLMNQLESHAQDTATSLGLSITTSVVNKDMPTVESMINAVFDRGFYESIRLADNENETTLERNLKITVETVPQWFIALVRLQTPEASAKLMSGWRQVGTVHVKSHPGYAYNTLWNDVGHMTLWFTACGVLVLVGGALGLRVLLKPLIRVEKQANALCRKEYEVQEDLPWTKELRSVVQAMNRMTLKVREMFEEQVANAESLRKRAYTDPLTGLGNRRYFDSQTTAYLEKREIEKKGMLFLVQLHDLSGLNRSQGFQAGDELLRRVGTLLRDCFISYENSVLSRLTGGDFAVFLPDAFQFEAESLSRRITDHLKQIATEKISLSENVGHVGVVYFDGFESLSRLLSEADAALASAVQSGPNTWRSRAIGIESAETPLGRQQWKEFLEKSFREEKITLDAQPVVRAQEKDQLLHLEVFARIIQENGELLNAASFMPFAERLEMVSALDRLVIKKIASIDRRRLPVDTVALNISAASLRDSSFFQWIETILDELTPSAPRLVFEFTEFGVMQNMDLLRQFKTLAGKHGHAVGLDHFGQSFSHLAYLQSLQPEYVKIDSAYTSEIKEEENDSRFYIRALCSVAHSIDISVIAEGVETEEQYRLLKDLNLDGVKGYMIEKPRSLESFLV from the coding sequence ATGACCCTATACCGACAATTATTTATTTTTACACTTTGTCTTTTCTTTCTCCTTTTTATGGGAAGCTGGCTGGCCAAATTCGAGAGTACCCGGACGTTTCTGATGAACCAGCTCGAATCTCATGCCCAGGATACGGCGACTTCCCTCGGTCTTTCCATTACCACATCAGTGGTCAACAAAGACATGCCCACCGTGGAAAGCATGATCAATGCCGTTTTTGATCGGGGATTCTATGAATCGATTCGTCTGGCTGACAATGAAAATGAGACGACGCTCGAAAGGAATCTGAAGATAACCGTGGAAACGGTTCCTCAATGGTTTATTGCCCTCGTCCGCCTGCAAACACCGGAGGCATCGGCAAAGCTCATGTCGGGCTGGCGTCAGGTCGGTACCGTCCACGTGAAGAGTCATCCGGGCTACGCCTACAATACCCTCTGGAACGATGTCGGGCACATGACACTGTGGTTCACGGCTTGCGGTGTTCTCGTGTTGGTCGGCGGCGCTCTTGGCCTCCGGGTTCTTTTGAAGCCCCTGATCCGTGTGGAAAAACAGGCCAACGCCCTTTGCCGGAAGGAATACGAGGTTCAAGAGGATCTGCCCTGGACGAAGGAGTTGAGGTCGGTCGTTCAGGCCATGAACCGGATGACCCTGAAAGTCCGGGAAATGTTCGAGGAACAGGTGGCCAACGCCGAGAGTTTGCGAAAACGCGCTTACACGGATCCCCTCACAGGTCTGGGTAACCGGCGTTATTTTGACAGTCAGACAACCGCCTATCTGGAAAAACGGGAAATCGAGAAAAAAGGCATGCTTTTCCTCGTTCAGCTCCACGATCTGTCCGGCCTGAATCGGAGCCAAGGATTTCAGGCCGGTGATGAACTGCTCAGAAGGGTGGGGACTCTGCTGAGAGATTGCTTCATCTCTTACGAAAACAGCGTGCTTTCACGGCTTACGGGGGGTGATTTCGCCGTTTTTCTTCCAGATGCGTTTCAATTTGAGGCGGAATCGCTCTCAAGAAGAATTACGGACCACCTGAAGCAGATAGCGACGGAAAAGATTTCCCTATCGGAAAACGTGGGGCACGTCGGGGTTGTTTATTTTGACGGGTTCGAAAGTCTTTCCCGCCTTCTTTCGGAGGCCGATGCGGCCCTGGCCTCGGCGGTTCAAAGCGGTCCGAACACCTGGCGCAGCAGGGCAATCGGAATTGAAAGCGCCGAAACACCTTTGGGACGGCAGCAGTGGAAAGAATTTCTGGAAAAGTCGTTCAGGGAAGAGAAAATCACTCTGGATGCGCAGCCCGTCGTCAGGGCACAGGAAAAGGATCAGCTTTTGCATCTCGAGGTTTTTGCCCGGATCATTCAGGAGAACGGTGAATTGCTGAACGCGGCGTCCTTCATGCCCTTTGCCGAACGCCTGGAGATGGTATCGGCATTGGACCGTCTCGTCATTAAAAAAATCGCCTCCATCGACCGCCGAAGGCTTCCCGTCGATACAGTCGCCCTCAATATCTCTGCGGCATCGCTCCGGGATTCCTCCTTCTTTCAATGGATAGAAACGATTTTGGATGAATTGACGCCTTCCGCCCCGCGCCTGGTTTTCGAATTTACCGAATTCGGCGTGATGCAGAATATGGATCTGTTGCGACAATTCAAAACGTTGGCGGGAAAACACGGCCATGCGGTGGGCCTTGACCATTTCGGACAAAGCTTCAGCCATCTGGCCTATTTACAATCGTTACAACCCGAATATGTGAAGATTGACAGCGCCTATACGAGCGAGATTAAGGAAGAGGAAAATGACAGCCGCTTTTATATTCGCGCTCTTTGCAGTGTGGCCCACAGTATCGATATTTCCGTCATAGCGGAGGGTGTCGAAACGGAGGAACAGTACAGACTTCTTAAAGACTTGAATCTGGATGGTGTCAAAGGCTATATGATTGAAAAACCAAGATCTCTTGAATCGTTTTTGGTGTAG
- the hrpA gene encoding ATP-dependent RNA helicase HrpA: MRNNASLHHRVNIRYPPALPILREKKAIQLAILKNQVIIICGATGSGKSTQIPKMCLEAGRGKKGKIACTQPRRIAAVTIAHRIAEELGETVGGTVGYKIRFEEKISRRSIIKIMTDGILLAETQHDPQLRQYDTIIIDEAHERSLNIDFILGILVDLLKRRKDLKLIITSATLDSEKFSRAFSHAPVIEVSERMYPVEVRYRPPDHESEEKGDLNYIDTAVDAIEELLMEETVGDVLVFMPTEQDIRDCCEMLKGKNDTDVRILHLYARLPWSDQKKVFQGTKRKVIVATNVAETSLTIPGIRFVIDTGLARILCFNPGTGTTSLPILPISQSSANQRAGRCGRIQNGVCVRLYDEDDYHRRPKFNTPEILRSNLAGVILQMLSLNLPKIQIFPFIDRPAEKAIRDGFNLLHELGAIEWTRGKTTKGAFHCKLTDYGRLMALLPIDPRVSRMIIEGRREKCLHEVIVIASALSIRDPRERPAEKEKSADEIHGRLKNTQSDFLTMLDIWRLYREAWETRRSEKKMRVFCREFFLSYHRMREWRDIYHQIVTILQQHREYRLALDSSSAQTSLETAAFSELTPDDPPYEAIHKSIVSGYLSNIAQKKENKLFLAARNRNVFIFPGSGLFSKSGRWIVAAEYVETSKPYARTVANIKVEWLEKLGDHLCKRTYTDPHWDAEKGEVRAYMQVSLFGLVIVPRRRVAYGNIDPDVSESVFLEALVDGDVSRKMPFLVHNQRLIARIRRYEEKIRKRNLLISRDGQIAFYRRRTSGTTSVHALRKLIFQRGSDDFLRMSERDLLIKELLPEDIQVNFPDSMQIGGIPLQLSYALAPGSERDGVTMKVPISALSMVVSAMNDPIIPGLRGEKIHGLLKSLPKAYRVQLHPIRARAAVIHAKFK, translated from the coding sequence ATGCGAAACAACGCTTCACTCCACCACCGGGTCAACATACGCTATCCGCCAGCGCTACCGATTCTCCGGGAAAAAAAGGCCATTCAACTGGCCATCCTCAAAAATCAGGTGATCATCATCTGTGGTGCCACCGGTTCAGGCAAATCCACGCAGATACCCAAAATGTGCCTCGAAGCGGGACGGGGGAAAAAAGGGAAAATCGCTTGCACCCAGCCAAGACGTATTGCCGCGGTCACCATCGCCCATCGCATCGCGGAAGAACTTGGGGAAACCGTGGGAGGGACTGTAGGTTACAAAATTAGATTCGAGGAAAAAATCAGCCGTCGATCAATCATTAAGATCATGACCGACGGTATCCTCCTGGCCGAAACGCAACATGATCCACAACTCCGGCAATACGACACAATTATCATTGATGAAGCGCATGAACGGAGTCTCAATATCGACTTTATTCTGGGAATCCTGGTTGACCTCCTGAAGCGAAGAAAAGATCTGAAACTCATCATCACCTCGGCCACCCTCGATAGCGAAAAGTTTTCCCGGGCCTTTTCCCATGCCCCGGTCATTGAAGTATCGGAACGAATGTATCCGGTCGAAGTGCGTTACCGGCCCCCTGACCACGAATCGGAGGAGAAGGGTGATTTAAATTATATTGACACAGCCGTTGATGCGATCGAGGAGCTTCTGATGGAAGAAACCGTCGGTGACGTCCTTGTTTTCATGCCCACTGAACAGGATATCCGTGACTGCTGTGAAATGCTGAAGGGGAAAAATGACACAGACGTACGAATTTTGCATCTTTACGCCCGCCTGCCCTGGTCAGACCAGAAAAAAGTCTTTCAGGGAACGAAAAGAAAAGTCATTGTGGCGACAAACGTTGCGGAAACGTCTTTGACCATACCCGGCATCCGTTTTGTCATCGACACCGGTTTGGCCAGAATACTCTGTTTCAATCCCGGAACTGGAACCACCAGTTTACCCATCCTTCCCATTTCCCAAAGCAGTGCAAACCAGCGGGCAGGCCGCTGCGGACGGATTCAAAATGGTGTCTGCGTAAGACTTTACGATGAAGACGATTACCATAGGCGCCCAAAATTCAACACACCGGAAATACTCCGTTCAAACCTGGCGGGCGTCATCCTCCAGATGTTGTCGCTGAATCTGCCGAAAATCCAGATATTTCCGTTTATTGACAGGCCTGCTGAAAAAGCCATTCGGGACGGGTTCAATTTGCTCCACGAACTGGGGGCCATCGAGTGGACCCGAGGAAAAACGACGAAGGGGGCTTTTCACTGCAAATTAACCGATTATGGACGGTTGATGGCGCTTCTGCCCATCGATCCCCGTGTGTCGCGGATGATCATTGAGGGACGCCGCGAAAAATGCCTTCATGAGGTCATTGTCATTGCCTCGGCCCTGAGCATTCGGGACCCCCGCGAAAGGCCTGCGGAAAAGGAAAAATCGGCGGATGAAATACATGGCCGCCTGAAAAATACGCAGTCGGATTTTCTGACTATGCTCGATATATGGCGGCTTTACAGGGAGGCATGGGAAACCCGCCGGTCTGAAAAGAAAATGAGGGTCTTCTGTCGGGAGTTCTTTTTATCCTATCACAGGATGCGGGAATGGCGGGACATTTATCATCAGATCGTCACCATCCTGCAACAGCATCGGGAGTACCGATTGGCCCTGGACTCTTCTTCGGCCCAAACTTCTTTGGAAACAGCCGCGTTTTCTGAGCTGACCCCGGACGATCCACCCTACGAAGCAATCCATAAATCGATTGTATCGGGCTATCTTTCGAATATTGCACAGAAAAAAGAAAACAAATTGTTTCTGGCGGCCAGGAACAGGAACGTTTTCATTTTTCCCGGCTCAGGCCTTTTTTCGAAAAGCGGCAGATGGATTGTGGCAGCAGAATATGTTGAAACATCGAAGCCATACGCCAGAACCGTTGCGAATATCAAGGTAGAATGGCTGGAGAAACTCGGTGACCATCTGTGCAAACGCACTTACACGGATCCTCACTGGGACGCTGAAAAGGGGGAAGTCAGGGCCTACATGCAGGTTAGCCTCTTCGGTTTGGTCATCGTTCCCCGAAGACGCGTTGCATACGGGAACATAGATCCGGATGTATCGGAGTCGGTGTTTCTCGAGGCACTCGTTGACGGGGATGTTTCCCGAAAGATGCCTTTTCTTGTTCACAACCAAAGACTGATCGCACGCATCAGGCGCTATGAGGAAAAAATCCGGAAAAGAAACCTGCTGATCAGCAGAGACGGGCAAATCGCATTTTATCGCCGCCGAACCTCGGGAACGACGAGTGTTCATGCACTGCGGAAACTAATTTTCCAACGGGGTTCAGATGATTTTTTGAGAATGTCGGAGCGGGATCTGCTGATCAAGGAACTTCTGCCCGAGGATATACAGGTCAATTTTCCAGATTCGATGCAGATCGGGGGGATCCCCCTTCAACTTTCTTATGCCCTTGCGCCGGGTTCGGAACGGGACGGGGTAACCATGAAAGTACCGATCAGCGCCCTGTCCATGGTGGTTTCCGCTATGAATGACCCGATAATACCTGGCCTGAGGGGAGAAAAAATCCATGGTCTTCTCAAAAGTTTGCCCAAAGCCTACCGTGTTCAGCTCCACCCGATCAGGGCAAGGGCCGCTGTTATTCATGCGAAGTTTAAATAG
- a CDS encoding patatin yields MDNLQHHIDHGKKEKRIGLALGSGSARGWSHIGVIQCLLDAGIPIHLVCGSSMGAVVGGAYAAGILDALEDFAREFSWIDFLKFMDVSLSRRGLLEGDNITNFFREIISDKMIENLPLPYGAVAVDLLSGEEICFRKGPLLDAMRASFSLPGLFTPFERGQQWLIDGGLVNPVPVSLCRAMEADLVIAVNLNDDILGKNFSRKNSRINNGLHDKLFDVLHSDFLRNNLSFIKRFERPDEKTEKTPNMIEVMANAIYIMQDRITRQRLLEDRPDILISPRLSAIGLLEFHKAREAIEAGWESTNSLIPSILEQLGQIG; encoded by the coding sequence ATGGATAATCTTCAACATCATATTGACCACGGGAAAAAGGAAAAGAGAATCGGTCTGGCTCTCGGCAGCGGTTCAGCGAGGGGATGGTCACATATCGGCGTGATCCAATGTCTGCTGGATGCAGGGATTCCCATCCACCTGGTCTGCGGTTCCTCGATGGGCGCTGTTGTCGGCGGAGCCTATGCCGCCGGTATCCTCGACGCTCTCGAAGATTTCGCCCGGGAATTTTCATGGATAGATTTTCTTAAATTCATGGATGTAAGTCTGTCACGCCGGGGTCTTCTCGAAGGCGACAACATAACGAATTTTTTTCGGGAAATAATTTCCGACAAAATGATCGAAAATCTCCCCTTACCCTATGGTGCCGTTGCCGTGGATCTGCTCTCGGGAGAGGAAATCTGTTTTCGCAAAGGTCCGCTTCTGGATGCCATGCGGGCCAGCTTTTCCCTGCCGGGTCTTTTTACACCATTTGAAAGAGGACAACAGTGGCTCATCGACGGGGGATTGGTAAATCCCGTACCGGTTTCGTTGTGTCGCGCCATGGAGGCGGATCTGGTGATCGCCGTGAATTTAAACGATGATATTCTGGGGAAGAATTTTTCAAGGAAAAACAGTCGGATCAACAACGGCCTGCATGACAAATTGTTCGATGTCCTCCACTCCGACTTCCTCAGAAACAACCTTTCATTCATAAAGCGCTTTGAACGCCCCGATGAGAAAACAGAAAAAACACCAAACATGATCGAGGTCATGGCTAACGCCATCTATATCATGCAGGACCGGATCACACGGCAGAGATTGCTCGAAGACCGTCCCGACATCCTGATTTCACCCCGCTTATCCGCGATTGGGCTGCTGGAATTTCACAAGGCCAGGGAAGCCATCGAGGCCGGATGGGAGTCGACGAACTCTCTCATCCCCTCCATTCTGGAGCAACTTGGCCAAATAGGATAA
- a CDS encoding TolC family outer membrane protein, which produces MRLFLRYAISLVVLFLFSGFEPVQGETIQDAVQAILKSNPDIRAAAYNRLAREQEVVQAKSRFFPTLDALGRAGYYRKEHPFKDHDWPREAILSLRQNVFEGGATLSEVQRQQARVKSQAYLLQAQSEVIGLQACKVYLSVLQQQDLLDLAKENLLIHERIYDQMKMRSQAGIDRRADLEQVMGRLALAQSNLVVAKANLEDGRTDYQAVIGHLPEELERPESVEAVIPPTKEEAEQTAIKNYPLLKSAQADLEARQKQHETAKRVNYPSLDLTVDYRWADDVDSIPYEEDLTAMANVRFNIFNGFKDKGRIDETRYLINEAEEIRNSTQRQLVHSIRLSYEAYLAAQDRVKNLEEYAKAAGLTAEAFTAQWTIGRRTMFDVLDTQAEYINAKSDLVTAKYQKRYAEYRVLSGMGLLTKTMELEWPEESVVERDQVAVVKKSASEEGAAPDEASAAEAEMDQED; this is translated from the coding sequence ATGAGATTATTTTTGAGGTACGCCATTTCCCTTGTTGTGTTATTTCTTTTTTCTGGATTTGAACCCGTCCAAGGGGAAACGATTCAGGACGCCGTTCAGGCCATACTGAAATCGAATCCGGATATTCGTGCCGCCGCCTATAACAGGCTGGCGAGAGAGCAGGAGGTTGTGCAGGCTAAATCCAGGTTCTTTCCAACCCTGGATGCCCTCGGTCGGGCAGGATATTACAGAAAGGAGCATCCCTTCAAGGATCACGATTGGCCGAGGGAAGCGATCCTGAGTCTCAGGCAGAATGTGTTTGAAGGTGGCGCCACCTTGTCCGAAGTCCAACGCCAGCAGGCGCGGGTCAAATCGCAGGCCTACTTGCTGCAGGCCCAGTCGGAGGTCATCGGTTTACAGGCCTGCAAAGTCTATCTGAGTGTTTTGCAGCAACAAGACCTGCTGGATCTGGCGAAAGAAAATCTCCTGATTCATGAACGAATTTACGATCAAATGAAAATGAGAAGTCAGGCCGGTATTGATCGGAGGGCCGATCTCGAACAGGTTATGGGCCGTCTGGCCCTGGCCCAATCGAATCTGGTCGTTGCCAAGGCGAATCTTGAGGATGGGAGGACGGATTATCAGGCCGTCATCGGCCATCTTCCGGAAGAACTGGAAAGGCCGGAATCGGTTGAAGCGGTTATTCCTCCCACCAAGGAAGAAGCGGAACAGACTGCCATCAAAAATTATCCTCTCCTGAAATCGGCACAGGCAGACCTGGAGGCGCGTCAAAAGCAGCACGAGACGGCAAAACGAGTCAATTATCCAAGCCTTGATCTCACCGTGGATTATCGATGGGCGGATGATGTTGATTCCATTCCCTACGAGGAAGATCTGACGGCCATGGCGAATGTGCGTTTCAACATTTTTAATGGCTTCAAGGACAAAGGGCGGATTGACGAAACCCGATACCTGATCAATGAAGCCGAAGAGATAAGGAACAGCACACAACGCCAACTGGTTCATTCCATTCGCCTCTCTTATGAGGCCTATCTGGCGGCCCAGGACCGTGTCAAGAATCTCGAGGAATACGCGAAAGCCGCCGGCTTGACAGCGGAAGCATTTACGGCACAGTGGACAATCGGGCGCCGGACGATGTTTGATGTTTTGGATACGCAGGCGGAATATATCAATGCAAAATCGGATCTCGTGACGGCAAAATACCAGAAGAGGTATGCTGAATACCGTGTTCTGAGCGGAATGGGGCTTTTGACAAAAACGATGGAGCTTGAATGGCCGGAAGAGAGCGTCGTCGAAAGAGATCAGGTCGCGGTGGTGAAGAAATCGGCTTCCGAAGAGGGGGCGGCACCGGATGAAGCATCGGCAGCAGAGGCGGAGATGGATCAGGAAGATTAA
- a CDS encoding glycosyltransferase, with protein sequence MPILTLYFQLHQPMRLHPDRDRFLWEEMNRNVFLKVSEKCYMPALSMFDELIRNYPSFKITLSMSGTFLEQAEKYKPDVIKALKTLIETGEKHRQVEYLEETYYHSLSSLFEDPRKKEFRDQVSLHRDKMRRLFGIFPTSFRNTELMFNNQIAEVVADMGYMAMLCEKRNDMYTLGNHPISPNAVFRAKGTDILVLPRNRDLSDDIAFRFPQMPISPDQYAEYIAQVDGEAVILGYDFEHIGEHIWKERGIFEFWRNLPEALMRKPSIVLQNPSEIAESFQNNVDCPVIDIHALSTSSWADAGRDTFGWLGNPTQYSLFRDIEIMERDVKKAGGDHLEKWRYLTTSDHVYFLHEHIGEDHAVHSYFNPYGGSIAQPTHVLTRKIDDLENSIRRYEILKRAERTAVLLITPETGKLPEDMGELARYISGKSGGQGEVVSALCEGLTDRGIDVHIATLNLKKRFQKESQVDEKEWREIRYKMDSKNIHLVSSSTFADHLSAYSGDPLLTAAEFQGAVIQHVIKNVRARHKGNMIMHSHDWMAGGMISAYAKAAGIPLLHTVHNDFTALIPLDTYTGIAVEELSENLYFGFMDGRRCVDCQATAIKNSTLINFVGERFLREVVEGYFMDRNIIPWSVRNEVKAKYYSDSARYIINAPASAMYPENCEYLIQKYDPDNFYEAKQANLVEFQRRTGLSVDPNAILFFWPSRLDPTQKGVQLLEEIAGPFVDTFPDTQIAVVADGVGSDRTHVDIMGRIAYSSKGRIAYHPFSDSLSMLGFAAASDVFGASLYEPCGQIDQVGNLFGATATNRDTGGYHDKIRELLLKIDGAPVDVGNGFLFRDYDAGGLWYGMQKSVHFHRKPLAVRNEQIERIMREARERYDLNNMIAEYLRLYEKLNAGRPLA encoded by the coding sequence ATGCCGATATTAACCCTTTACTTTCAGCTTCATCAGCCGATGCGCCTTCACCCGGACCGGGATCGTTTCCTCTGGGAGGAAATGAACCGCAATGTTTTTCTCAAGGTTTCAGAAAAATGCTACATGCCAGCCTTGTCCATGTTCGACGAGCTCATCAGGAATTATCCGTCATTCAAGATCACCCTCAGCATGTCCGGCACGTTTTTGGAACAGGCTGAAAAATACAAGCCCGACGTCATCAAAGCCCTGAAAACTCTGATCGAAACGGGAGAAAAGCATCGTCAAGTCGAGTATCTTGAAGAGACCTACTATCACTCATTGAGCAGTCTGTTCGAGGACCCGCGCAAGAAGGAATTTCGTGATCAGGTCAGTCTGCATCGTGACAAAATGCGCAGGTTGTTCGGTATCTTTCCGACATCGTTTCGGAATACAGAACTCATGTTCAACAATCAAATCGCCGAGGTGGTGGCGGATATGGGCTATATGGCCATGCTCTGCGAAAAAAGAAACGATATGTACACCCTGGGAAACCACCCCATTTCTCCCAATGCGGTTTTCCGGGCGAAAGGCACGGACATCCTGGTGCTCCCCCGAAATCGTGATTTGAGCGACGATATCGCTTTCCGTTTTCCCCAGATGCCGATCAGTCCGGATCAGTATGCGGAATACATCGCCCAGGTTGACGGCGAGGCGGTCATCCTCGGTTACGATTTTGAACACATCGGCGAACATATCTGGAAGGAGCGGGGAATATTTGAATTCTGGCGCAACCTGCCAGAGGCGCTGATGAGAAAGCCAAGCATTGTTTTACAAAACCCGTCGGAAATCGCCGAGTCCTTTCAAAACAACGTCGACTGTCCGGTTATCGACATTCACGCCCTTTCGACATCATCATGGGCGGACGCGGGAAGGGATACCTTCGGCTGGCTCGGCAACCCGACGCAGTACAGCTTGTTCCGGGACATCGAAATAATGGAAAGGGATGTCAAAAAAGCGGGCGGCGATCATTTGGAAAAATGGCGCTACCTGACCACATCCGATCATGTCTATTTCCTGCATGAACATATAGGTGAGGATCACGCCGTTCACTCCTATTTCAATCCATACGGCGGTTCCATCGCTCAGCCCACACATGTCCTGACCCGTAAAATTGATGACCTCGAAAATTCAATACGGCGTTATGAAATACTCAAAAGGGCGGAAAGAACGGCGGTCCTTTTGATTACTCCGGAGACGGGAAAGCTTCCGGAAGATATGGGCGAACTGGCCCGGTATATTTCCGGAAAAAGCGGCGGGCAGGGAGAAGTGGTGTCGGCCTTGTGTGAAGGTTTGACGGATAGAGGCATCGACGTACATATCGCCACGCTCAATTTAAAGAAAAGATTTCAGAAAGAGTCGCAGGTTGATGAAAAAGAATGGAGGGAGATCCGCTACAAGATGGATTCGAAAAACATTCATCTTGTCAGTTCTTCCACCTTCGCGGACCATTTGAGCGCCTATTCCGGCGACCCGCTGTTGACGGCCGCTGAGTTTCAGGGGGCGGTCATTCAGCACGTTATCAAAAATGTTCGGGCACGCCACAAGGGAAACATGATCATGCACAGTCATGACTGGATGGCGGGGGGGATGATTTCCGCTTACGCCAAGGCCGCGGGTATTCCATTGCTTCATACTGTACACAATGATTTCACCGCTCTTATCCCCCTTGACACCTACACGGGGATCGCTGTGGAGGAATTGTCCGAAAATCTATATTTCGGCTTCATGGACGGGAGGCGCTGTGTCGATTGCCAGGCTACGGCCATCAAAAATTCGACGTTGATCAATTTTGTTGGTGAGCGGTTTCTTCGCGAGGTCGTGGAAGGCTATTTCATGGACCGCAACATCATTCCATGGAGCGTTCGCAACGAGGTCAAGGCCAAATATTACAGTGATTCAGCCAGGTACATTATCAATGCACCGGCCTCCGCTATGTATCCGGAGAATTGCGAATACCTCATTCAAAAATACGATCCGGACAATTTTTATGAAGCCAAGCAAGCCAATCTCGTGGAATTTCAACGAAGAACGGGCCTGAGCGTGGATCCAAACGCGATTCTCTTTTTTTGGCCTTCACGGCTTGATCCGACGCAAAAGGGCGTCCAGCTTCTCGAAGAGATAGCCGGACCCTTTGTTGACACATTTCCTGATACGCAGATTGCCGTTGTCGCGGACGGTGTCGGAAGTGATCGGACTCATGTGGATATCATGGGACGAATCGCCTATTCCTCGAAAGGGCGAATCGCCTACCATCCTTTCAGCGACAGTCTTTCCATGTTGGGGTTTGCCGCGGCAAGTGATGTGTTCGGCGCATCGTTGTATGAGCCCTGCGGCCAGATCGATCAGGTTGGCAACCTCTTCGGCGCCACGGCCACGAACAGGGACACGGGCGGGTATCATGACAAGATAAGGGAATTGCTCCTGAAAATCGACGGGGCCCCCGTTGATGTGGGAAACGGTTTTTTGTTTCGGGATTATGATGCGGGCGGTCTTTGGTATGGTATGCAGAAAAGCGTTCATTTTCACCGAAAACCGCTTGCTGTTCGGAACGAGCAAATTGAAAGGATTATGCGGGAAGCCAGGGAGCGTTACGATCTGAATAACATGATCGCGGAATACCTGCGTCTTTATGAAAAGCTCAACGCCGGTCGTCCGTTGGCATGA